One stretch of Acidimicrobiales bacterium DNA includes these proteins:
- a CDS encoding enoyl-CoA hydratase-related protein — translation MIEQPLLRVERRDDGVVLATLDRPKVNALNTDLLLELEALAVACAEDPPGSVVVTGAGRMFAAGAELAEFADPERRPVQADAFRTAFGAIERIPCPTIAAVNGMALGGGAELAWCCDIRILGEGSVFGQPEVFLGIIPGGGATQRLTGLVGRSTAKRLIWGGAQITAAEALRLGLADEVVPDDELLHRALALGAEYAEGPRLAIRAAKRAIDEGVDLPWPTGIDLELDLFLEVFETEDARRGVESFFEHGPGKATFEGR, via the coding sequence GTGATCGAGCAGCCCCTCCTTCGGGTCGAGAGACGAGACGACGGCGTCGTCCTGGCCACCCTGGACCGCCCAAAGGTCAACGCCCTGAACACCGACCTTCTCCTTGAGCTGGAGGCGCTGGCCGTAGCGTGCGCCGAGGACCCACCAGGATCCGTAGTGGTGACCGGGGCCGGCCGCATGTTCGCCGCCGGAGCTGAGCTGGCCGAGTTCGCTGACCCAGAAAGGCGACCGGTGCAGGCCGACGCCTTCCGGACTGCCTTCGGCGCCATCGAGCGAATCCCCTGCCCAACGATCGCCGCCGTCAACGGCATGGCCCTAGGAGGGGGAGCCGAGTTGGCTTGGTGTTGTGACATTCGGATCCTTGGTGAGGGATCGGTCTTTGGTCAACCCGAAGTTTTCCTCGGGATCATTCCCGGTGGCGGAGCTACTCAGCGCCTGACAGGACTAGTGGGCCGATCTACGGCCAAACGACTTATCTGGGGTGGAGCCCAGATCACTGCCGCCGAAGCCCTAAGGCTCGGATTGGCCGACGAGGTAGTGCCTGACGACGAACTCCTCCACCGTGCACTTGCCCTTGGCGCCGAGTATGCCGAAGGCCCCCGCCTGGCAATTCGGGCTGCCAAGCGGGCAATTGACGAGGGAGTGGACCTTCCTTGGCCGACCGGTATCGACCTTGAGTTGGACCTGTTCCTAGAAGTCTTCGAGACCGAGGACGCCCGCCGGGGTGTCGAGTCGTTCTTCGAACACGGTCCGGGCAAGGCGACCTTCGAAGGACGCTGA
- a CDS encoding dimethylsulfonioproprionate lyase family protein, with protein MVAPFVEAFRAFAVAEGDRDPGLARPMALLAGGLDHVTVAEPTPQAGLPVADRHFEAALAAGVGVPADLARIVAGRTGWARPYPDYAGQPDMDALRVNYAYSPIIGAAEDAISGNAVTALYLSDEVFAGLVLQGPGVVYPPHVHKAAEVYWVVSGTADWQRGDDWSTHGPGSVIFHDTGVRHATVTGDEPQLLLFAWVTDPDSIPVIIRH; from the coding sequence GTGGTCGCCCCCTTTGTCGAAGCGTTCCGTGCCTTCGCCGTCGCCGAGGGGGACCGTGACCCCGGGTTGGCCCGACCGATGGCTCTGCTGGCTGGCGGCTTGGACCACGTCACGGTGGCCGAACCGACTCCCCAGGCTGGCCTGCCGGTGGCCGACCGGCACTTCGAGGCGGCCCTGGCGGCTGGCGTAGGGGTCCCGGCCGACTTGGCCCGGATAGTGGCCGGGCGGACCGGTTGGGCCCGGCCGTACCCCGACTATGCCGGCCAGCCAGATATGGACGCCCTACGGGTCAACTACGCCTACTCGCCGATTATCGGGGCCGCCGAGGATGCCATCTCCGGGAACGCGGTGACTGCCCTGTATCTCAGCGACGAGGTGTTCGCCGGACTGGTCCTCCAGGGCCCTGGGGTGGTCTATCCGCCACACGTCCACAAAGCGGCCGAGGTCTACTGGGTGGTTAGTGGGACTGCCGACTGGCAACGGGGCGACGACTGGTCGACCCACGGGCCCGGGTCGGTCATCTTTCACGACACCGGCGTCCGCCATGCCACGGTCACCGGTGACGAGCCCCAGTTGCTGCTCTTCGCCTGGGTCACCGACCCAGATTCCATCCCCGTCATCATCCGGCACTGA
- a CDS encoding NifU family protein has protein sequence MSIDTTSGPVDDLLTRVAKVIEVIRPAIQADDGDIELHGVDEETGEVTVELVGACVACPASDQTLKAGIERILRDRVDGVTAVRNVGETANPDGPIGATGPDEGTAVSL, from the coding sequence ATGTCCATAGACACCACATCCGGCCCGGTTGACGACCTGCTGACCCGGGTCGCCAAGGTCATCGAGGTGATCCGTCCGGCCATTCAGGCTGACGACGGTGACATCGAGTTGCACGGGGTGGACGAGGAGACCGGCGAGGTCACCGTGGAACTGGTTGGGGCCTGCGTGGCCTGTCCGGCATCGGACCAGACGCTGAAGGCCGGCATCGAGCGGATCCTGAGGGACCGGGTGGACGGTGTGACCGCTGTCCGCAACGTGGGCGAGACCGCCAACCCAGACGGTCCCATCGGGGCGACCGGACCGGACGAGGGAACCGCCGTCTCCCTCTGA
- a CDS encoding rhomboid family intramembrane serine protease: MEPTSETDTCHWHPDNRAGVRCQRCDRRICALCMNTASVGFHCPECAAPTPRRRTWSGPAPSATGLSTPARGGLDATTAVIGLNLAAFLAMAVAGGTGSSVYRRFASGGGEVTWDYGLLGIGREGLRLVGVAEGDWWRLVTGGFLHAGLLHLVFNMFLLWMLGHQLDRLHGPTRFLGLYLGSLAGGALGVMMMDPTALTVGASGAVFGLMAATVVHQLHRGVNPWASGVAGLVVVNLVLTFGRPGISIGGHLGGLIGGAVLAWVVDACDRRRLPRAVGTTIPYVATLAFLAAAVWAAGRWWDPVLG; the protein is encoded by the coding sequence ATGGAGCCGACGTCGGAGACCGACACCTGCCACTGGCACCCCGACAACCGGGCCGGTGTGCGGTGCCAACGGTGCGATCGGAGAATCTGTGCCCTGTGCATGAACACCGCCTCGGTGGGCTTCCACTGCCCGGAGTGCGCAGCTCCCACCCCCCGACGGCGAACCTGGTCCGGTCCGGCGCCGTCGGCCACCGGCCTGAGCACCCCGGCTCGGGGCGGCCTCGACGCCACTACGGCGGTGATCGGCCTGAACCTGGCCGCTTTCTTGGCCATGGCGGTGGCCGGCGGGACCGGATCCAGCGTTTACCGACGCTTTGCCTCAGGGGGCGGCGAGGTGACGTGGGACTACGGCCTGCTGGGGATTGGACGCGAGGGGCTCCGGCTGGTGGGCGTGGCCGAGGGCGACTGGTGGAGGTTGGTCACTGGAGGGTTCCTCCACGCCGGCCTGCTGCACCTGGTGTTCAACATGTTCCTACTCTGGATGCTCGGCCACCAGCTGGACCGCCTTCACGGTCCGACCCGTTTCCTGGGCCTGTACCTGGGGTCGCTGGCCGGCGGCGCCCTGGGCGTGATGATGATGGATCCGACGGCGTTGACCGTTGGTGCCTCGGGCGCCGTGTTCGGCCTCATGGCGGCCACCGTGGTCCACCAGCTCCATCGGGGGGTGAACCCGTGGGCCAGCGGGGTGGCCGGCCTGGTGGTAGTGAACCTGGTACTGACCTTTGGGCGGCCGGGGATCAGCATCGGTGGCCACCTAGGAGGCTTGATTGGTGGGGCGGTGCTGGCCTGGGTGGTCGACGCCTGCGACCGACGGCGGCTGCCCCGAGCCGTAGGCACCACCATCCCGTACGTGGCCACTCTGGCCTTTCTAGCCGCCGCCGTCTGGGCGGCCGGACGGTGGTGGGATCCGGTCCTGGGCTGA
- a CDS encoding cysteine desulfurase — translation MENAGPQAYLDHAASTPARPEVVEAMVPWLADHPGNPSGAHAVARAARRAVDDARDWVAALVGATAGEVVFTSGGTEADNLAVDGVVRATGGLPVCSAVEHPAVLAPVREAGGVVVPTDTGGRIDLDALAATLAGVDGVRLVSVMAVNNETGVINDLDAVADVVAEHAPEAMLHTDAVQAAAWVDLGPACRSAALVSLTGHKFGGPKGAGALVVRDGVPMAAVLRGGGQERDRRAGTQNVPAIVGLGEAARLVQADREATVRRIGALRDRLEGGLLAAVDGVHRTVPDGTPRTPGVAHLCISGVESEALLFLLERHGLSASAGSSCASGAQEPSHVLAAMGVDRTAALGSVRLSLGHASTPADVDHALAVVPATVAQLREHAHTVEYG, via the coding sequence ATGGAAAACGCCGGACCCCAGGCCTACCTGGACCACGCGGCCAGCACCCCGGCCCGGCCCGAGGTAGTCGAGGCCATGGTGCCCTGGCTGGCCGACCACCCGGGCAACCCGTCGGGGGCCCATGCCGTGGCCCGTGCGGCTCGACGGGCCGTAGACGATGCCCGGGACTGGGTGGCGGCCCTGGTGGGCGCGACGGCCGGTGAGGTGGTGTTCACCAGCGGGGGGACCGAGGCCGACAACCTCGCCGTTGACGGAGTGGTTCGGGCGACTGGCGGCCTACCGGTCTGCTCTGCCGTGGAGCATCCGGCGGTGCTGGCCCCGGTACGGGAGGCCGGCGGGGTGGTGGTGCCCACCGATACCGGCGGTCGGATCGACCTCGACGCCCTGGCGGCGACCCTGGCCGGTGTGGACGGGGTTCGCCTCGTCTCGGTGATGGCGGTCAACAACGAGACGGGGGTGATCAACGATCTCGACGCGGTAGCCGACGTGGTGGCCGAGCACGCGCCGGAGGCCATGCTGCACACCGACGCCGTCCAGGCCGCAGCGTGGGTTGACCTCGGCCCGGCCTGCCGGTCCGCCGCCCTGGTCAGCCTGACTGGCCACAAGTTCGGTGGACCGAAGGGGGCGGGCGCCCTAGTGGTCCGCGACGGCGTGCCGATGGCAGCCGTGCTCCGGGGCGGAGGTCAGGAGCGGGACCGGCGGGCCGGGACGCAGAACGTGCCGGCCATCGTCGGCTTGGGGGAAGCGGCCCGCCTGGTACAGGCCGATCGGGAGGCAACTGTCAGGCGGATAGGTGCCCTCCGGGACCGCCTGGAGGGCGGCCTTCTGGCCGCTGTGGACGGGGTCCACCGGACCGTCCCCGACGGAACCCCCCGCACCCCTGGGGTGGCCCACCTGTGCATCTCCGGCGTGGAGAGTGAGGCCCTCCTCTTCCTCCTGGAGCGCCACGGCCTTTCGGCCAGCGCCGGCTCGTCGTGTGCCAGCGGGGCCCAGGAGCCCTCCCACGTGCTGGCCGCCATGGGCGTGGACCGGACGGCGGCCCTGGGCTCGGTCCGGCTCTCGCTGGGGCACGCCTCGACCCCTGCCGACGTCGACCACGCCCTGGCCGTGGTGCCGGCCACCGTGGCCCAACTCCGCGAGCATGCCCACACTGTGGAGTACGGATGA
- the murA gene encoding UDP-N-acetylglucosamine 1-carboxyvinyltransferase, with amino-acid sequence MELPSDDRDPSAGGRSVIRVRQSGPLSGSVRVSGAKNSVLKLMAAAVLAPGRFTLHNVPRIVDVALMADLLEGMGAKVAHVDDVLTIDVPEQMVPEAPYELVERMRASIVVLGPLLARFGEARVSVPGGDDFGHRPIDMHLRALKELGATFTASHGYIEGRAERLLGARVILEYPSVGATENLLMAAALAKGTTVIDNAAREPEIADLAAFLNLMGADVEGAGGSTITVEGVERLRAVTHTVVPDRIEAATYLAAVGMAGGEVRVHGARADHMEMLLEKLGAMGLRVDDGGDVLWVTAPERLRSIDVSTLPYPGVATDYKPLLVALLSVADGVGILTENVFAGRFKYIPEMVRMGADIRVEGHHAVVRGVPVLSGAPVRAPDIRAGAALVVAGLAAEGETLVANAHHVERGYQDLVGNLSRLGADVS; translated from the coding sequence ATGGAACTCCCCTCGGACGACCGCGACCCCTCCGCCGGAGGGCGCTCGGTGATCCGGGTCCGGCAGTCGGGCCCGCTTTCCGGTTCAGTCCGGGTGTCCGGGGCCAAGAACTCGGTGCTGAAGCTGATGGCGGCCGCTGTCCTGGCCCCCGGCCGGTTCACTCTGCATAACGTTCCCCGTATCGTCGACGTGGCCCTCATGGCCGATCTGCTGGAGGGCATGGGGGCGAAGGTCGCCCACGTCGACGACGTGCTGACCATCGACGTGCCCGAGCAGATGGTCCCCGAGGCTCCCTATGAGTTGGTGGAGCGCATGCGAGCCTCCATTGTGGTGCTGGGGCCGCTCCTGGCCCGGTTCGGCGAGGCCCGGGTGTCGGTACCGGGAGGCGACGACTTCGGCCACCGCCCGATCGACATGCATCTCCGGGCCCTGAAGGAGCTAGGGGCCACCTTCACGGCCAGCCACGGGTACATCGAGGGACGGGCAGAGCGCCTACTGGGGGCCCGGGTCATCCTGGAGTACCCGAGCGTGGGGGCCACCGAGAACCTCTTGATGGCCGCCGCGCTGGCCAAGGGCACCACAGTGATCGACAACGCGGCCCGGGAACCCGAGATCGCCGACCTAGCTGCTTTCCTAAACCTCATGGGGGCCGACGTGGAGGGGGCGGGCGGTTCCACCATCACCGTGGAGGGGGTGGAGCGCCTGCGGGCAGTTACCCACACGGTGGTTCCTGATCGCATCGAGGCCGCCACCTACCTGGCCGCCGTTGGGATGGCCGGCGGGGAGGTCCGAGTTCATGGTGCTCGGGCCGACCATATGGAGATGCTGCTAGAGAAGCTGGGCGCCATGGGTCTACGGGTCGACGACGGGGGCGATGTCCTCTGGGTCACGGCACCCGAGCGGTTGCGCTCCATCGACGTGTCCACGCTGCCCTACCCCGGGGTGGCCACCGACTACAAGCCGCTGCTCGTGGCCTTGCTCTCCGTGGCCGACGGAGTGGGGATCCTCACCGAGAACGTGTTCGCCGGACGCTTCAAGTACATACCCGAGATGGTGCGGATGGGGGCCGACATCCGGGTAGAGGGTCACCACGCGGTGGTCCGCGGGGTCCCGGTGCTGTCCGGTGCTCCGGTGCGGGCTCCCGACATCCGGGCCGGAGCCGCCCTGGTCGTTGCCGGCCTGGCCGCCGAGGGCGAGACGTTGGTGGCCAACGCCCACCACGTGGAGCGTGGCTACCAGGACCTGGTGGGGAACCTCTCCCGCCTGGGGGCCGATGTCTCCTGA
- a CDS encoding methyltransferase domain-containing protein, translating into MEGYDERTYGDRMAAVYDEWYGEDGGVALTVIGNPTEVAERIADLAEGGPVLELGVGTGRLALAMAECGLAVTGVDSSTAMLDRLRAKPGASRLTLVEGDMADPPGLSDGGFAVVLVGFNTFFNLTSAEAQNRCVGSVARLLRPGGRFVIEAFVPDPEAHDGLSVRDVGLDRVLLDVVRIDVEAQIITGQRIEVTATGNRLFPYVLRYATPDQLDAMATAAGLVLEGRTEDWSGTPFTGDSPFHVSTWRSPT; encoded by the coding sequence GTGGAGGGCTACGACGAGCGGACCTACGGCGACCGGATGGCCGCCGTCTACGACGAGTGGTATGGCGAGGACGGGGGGGTGGCCCTGACGGTCATAGGCAACCCCACCGAGGTGGCCGAGCGGATCGCCGACCTGGCCGAGGGTGGGCCGGTCCTAGAACTGGGCGTGGGAACTGGGCGCCTTGCCCTGGCCATGGCCGAATGCGGGTTGGCCGTGACCGGCGTGGACTCCTCAACGGCCATGCTGGACCGTCTCCGGGCTAAGCCGGGCGCCAGTCGCCTCACCCTGGTGGAAGGCGACATGGCGGACCCCCCCGGTCTGTCCGACGGCGGTTTCGCCGTGGTCCTGGTCGGCTTCAACACCTTCTTCAACCTGACCAGCGCTGAGGCCCAGAACCGGTGCGTGGGTTCGGTAGCCCGTCTGCTGCGTCCCGGCGGGCGGTTCGTGATCGAGGCGTTCGTCCCCGACCCGGAAGCCCACGACGGCCTGTCAGTCCGGGACGTCGGCCTGGACCGGGTCCTGTTGGACGTCGTGCGCATTGATGTCGAAGCCCAGATCATCACCGGACAGCGGATCGAGGTCACGGCCACCGGGAACCGGCTCTTCCCCTACGTACTCCGGTACGCCACGCCTGACCAGTTGGACGCTATGGCCACCGCGGCTGGGCTGGTCCTAGAGGGTCGGACCGAGGACTGGTCGGGCACACCGTTCACCGGGGACTCCCCGTTCCACGTGTCGACCTGGCGGTCACCGACCTGA
- a CDS encoding MFS transporter translates to MDDRGLAELRRPRNDLVSEVAVGRDRFTLDHGPFHSWERTLQVDGGRDGTHRVVETITYRTAVAVWRPLFALPLRWAVRARRVPWWAPPDRLDARATRVLCLLACVQVVDGYLGTVITQTITFASDEFGRGDTAQGVTLAVVRLGIVVALGVVALADRRGRRRLLVATALAAVAATALGALSPGLWFLGSTQLLARGLTMGVGILIGVFAAEELPRGSRAYGVSVLALCAALGAGMAVWVLPVADLDPRGWRAVYLVPVVAIPGLVAVGRRLPESLRYTANIGSEQAVLNGNIGGRRKVEGYRLLMLAVASFLLLVFAAPASQFQNDFLKDHRGYSAAGITLFTLLTTTPAGIGIFLAGRWADTRGRRGVGALGLLGGTVFVVVGYHATGTAMWASTVVGTALGSLTVALGVYGPELFSTRNRARANGLIVTLGVAGSATGLLVVGVLADRFGSYGPAFLVVAVGPVLAAVLVLRWFPETARVELEDLNPGDVPV, encoded by the coding sequence GTGGACGATCGCGGCCTGGCTGAGCTGAGGCGTCCCCGAAACGACCTAGTCAGCGAGGTGGCGGTCGGCAGGGACCGGTTCACTCTGGACCACGGACCGTTCCACTCTTGGGAGCGGACCCTCCAAGTCGATGGGGGTAGGGACGGAACTCATCGGGTAGTGGAGACAATCACCTACCGGACAGCCGTCGCGGTGTGGCGGCCCCTGTTCGCCCTACCCCTCCGATGGGCGGTGCGGGCCCGCCGGGTGCCGTGGTGGGCACCACCCGACCGGCTCGACGCTCGGGCTACCCGCGTCCTGTGCCTGCTGGCCTGCGTCCAGGTGGTCGACGGCTACCTGGGTACCGTCATCACCCAGACCATCACCTTCGCCTCCGACGAGTTCGGGCGGGGCGACACCGCCCAGGGTGTAACGCTGGCCGTAGTGCGCCTCGGCATCGTGGTCGCCCTCGGCGTGGTGGCCCTGGCCGACCGTCGTGGCCGACGTCGCCTCCTGGTGGCCACCGCGCTGGCCGCCGTAGCCGCCACGGCGTTGGGGGCGCTTTCCCCGGGCCTCTGGTTCCTCGGCAGCACCCAACTGCTGGCCCGAGGCCTAACCATGGGCGTGGGCATCCTTATCGGAGTGTTCGCCGCCGAGGAGCTCCCTCGGGGCTCTCGGGCCTACGGGGTCAGCGTACTGGCCCTATGTGCGGCGCTCGGGGCGGGGATGGCCGTATGGGTCCTGCCGGTAGCCGACCTTGACCCTCGGGGTTGGCGGGCCGTCTACCTGGTCCCCGTGGTGGCCATCCCGGGCCTGGTAGCCGTAGGCCGTAGGCTCCCCGAGTCGCTCCGTTACACCGCCAACATCGGGTCGGAGCAAGCGGTCCTCAACGGAAACATCGGGGGCCGCCGAAAGGTCGAGGGCTACCGGTTGCTCATGTTGGCCGTCGCCTCGTTCCTCCTGCTGGTATTCGCCGCCCCGGCCAGTCAGTTCCAGAACGACTTCCTGAAGGACCACCGGGGCTACTCGGCGGCCGGGATCACCCTGTTCACGCTGCTGACCACCACCCCGGCCGGCATCGGGATCTTCCTGGCTGGCCGGTGGGCCGACACCCGTGGCCGACGGGGTGTGGGGGCCCTCGGCCTGTTGGGCGGCACGGTGTTCGTGGTGGTCGGCTACCACGCCACCGGAACCGCTATGTGGGCCTCAACAGTGGTTGGCACGGCGCTGGGCTCGCTGACCGTGGCCCTTGGCGTCTATGGACCGGAGCTGTTCTCGACCCGGAACCGGGCCCGGGCCAACGGCCTGATCGTCACCCTCGGGGTTGCCGGTAGCGCCACCGGGCTGTTGGTCGTTGGCGTGCTGGCCGACCGGTTCGGTTCGTACGGCCCGGCCTTCCTCGTGGTCGCCGTCGGGCCTGTGTTGGCTGCCGTACTGGTACTGCGCTGGTTCCCAGAGACGGCCCGGGTGGAGTTGGAGGACCTCAACCCCGGCGACGTTCCCGTCTAG